AAGAGATTAAGAAAACATAACATTAATTTGAGCGATATTTCTTATGTTTTTTTAACTCATGCTCATGATGACCATGCAGGTTTTCTAAATGAGATTTTAGATAATTCTGATGCCAAGGTTATATTGCACCCTATGGCAGTAGAAAGATTGCGTAAAGGTCAAAATTCCTTTGACGGCGGATGTTCTAATTTTTTGGCGTTAACATTTTGTAAGATTTTAAAATTATTAGGCAAAGGCGAACATAGGTATCCGCCAGTAGATAGGCCAGAAAGATATATTGTCTTAGATGAATCATCAAAGCCAGGTTTAGAAGTACTGTTAGCTGGTACTATTATCAATCTTCCTGGTCATACAATAGATTCTATTGGATTGTTATTAAAAGATGGGTCGTTATTTTGCGGCGATGCTGCAATGAATGGTTTTCCTAGTTCTAATAAAATAACCATTTGGATCGAAAACTTGCAAGATTTCAAAAAATCATGGGAAGTTATGATTAAACTAAATCCTACTAAAATATATCCCGCTCATGGCAAGCCGTTTTTGAAAGAAGATTTAGAGAAAAACATTGACATGCTAGACAGGAGAA
This portion of the Clostridia bacterium genome encodes:
- a CDS encoding MBL fold metallo-hydrolase, which produces MEMVNIGTRIINNYLIKLDKGYMLIDTGYHEQFANFKKRLRKHNINLSDISYVFLTHAHDDHAGFLNEILDNSDAKVILHPMAVERLRKGQNSFDGGCSNFLALTFCKILKLLGKGEHRYPPVDRPERYIVLDESSKPGLEVLLAGTIINLPGHTIDSIGLLLKDGSLFCGDAAMNGFPSSNKITIWIENLQDFKKSWEVMIKLNPTKIYPAHGKPFLKEDLEKNIDMLDRRKLYPLK